ATCGGCACGGTCGCCGCGCCCGTCTCGGCCGCGCCCCACGTCACCGCCGCGACGGGCAGCCGGTCGTGCAGCGCGAACACCGTCCGCCCCCGCCGCCCCGCCCGCGCGCGCCCGTCCGCCGACGCGACCGTCGCCGTCGCGTCGGCGGCCAGCACCAGCCCTTCCCACACCTTCACCAGCACCGCGACCGTCACCAGCCGTCCCCTCTCGCTCGGGGACCGACGCTAGGGACGCCGCGCCCGCCGTAGGAGGGCCGACGAACGATCTGTGGACGGCTGGAAAAGCCTGTGGACGCTACGGCGCGGGGAGCGCCGCGGCGGCGAGGTGCAGCCGGGTGTAGGCGAGCGCCTCGGCCAGGTCGGCCTCGCGGTCGGCGCGCGACTCGCAGCGGCGGGTGTTGACCTCCACCACGACGACGCCGTCGAACGACCGCCGCGCCAGCAGCTCGAGCACCTCGGCGCAGCGCTGCGTCCCGCGCCCGGGCACGAGGTGCTCGTCGCGGGCGGTGCCGGCGCCGTCGGCGAGGTGGACGTGCGCCAGCCGGTCGCCGAGCTCGGTCGCCATCTCCAAGGCGTCGGACTGCGAGACGGAGGTGTGCGACAGGTCGAGCGTCGTGTGCCGGTAGTCCTCGGTGACGACGTCCCAGTCCGGCGCGTACGGCACGACGGCCCGGCCGCGGGCGCGCAGCGGGAACATGTTCTCGACCGCGAACCGCACGTCGGTGAGCCCGGCCATCCGGTCGATGCCGGCGACGAACTCGCGGGCGTAGTCGCGCTGCCACCGGAACGGCGGGTGCACGACGACGGTCGCCGCGCCCAGCGTCTCCGCGACGAGCTGCGCGCGCTGGAGCTTCGCCCACGGGTCGGTGCCCCAGACGCGTTGGGTGATGAGCAGGCACGGCGCGTGGACGGCGAGGACGGGGATCTCGTGGTAGTCGGAGAGGCGCCGCAGCGCGTCGAGGTCCTGCGACACCGGGTCGGTCCAGACCATGACCTCGACGCCGTCGTAGCCGAGCCGGGCGGCGATCTCGAACGCCGACGCGGTGCTCTCCGGGTACGTCGACGCGGTCGACAGCGCGACCTTCGCCGACGGCACCTGGACGACCACGGGCCCACTCTACGAGCCGGTGCGTAGGCTGGCGGGGTGGCCCAGCTCGACTTCGCCCGCGAGTGGTTCTCGTTCCCGAACCCGGACGACCCGGACGAGGAGCTCCGCTGCGACCTGACGTGGCTCATGTCGTCGTGGACCTGCATCTTCGGCACCGGCTGCCACGGCATCGAGCGCACCCGGCCCGACGACGGCTGCTGCACGCACGGCGCGTTCTTCTCGGACAAGGACGACGAACGCCGCGTCCGCGCGATGGCGCGGGAGCTGACGGCGGAGGACTGGCAGCACCGCGCGACGGGCCGCCGGTTCGGCCTGACGGAGGTCGAGGACGGGCGGACGAAGACGCGGGTGCACGACGGCGCCTGCGTGTTCCTCAACCGGCCCGGCTTCCCGGGCGGCGCGGGCTGCGCGCTGCACCGGATGGCGTGGCGGACGGGGCGGCACCCGCTGGAGACGAAGCCGGACGTGTGCTGGCAGCTCCCGATCCTGCGGACGCAGGAGTGGGTGGACCGGCTGGACGACACGAAGGTGCTCGTGACGACGATCGGCGAGTTCGACCGGCGCGGCTGGGGCGAGGGCGGCCACGACCTCGACTGGTACTGCACCGGGTCGCCGGAGGCGCACGTCGGCACCGTGCTGCTCTACGAGTCGTACGCGCCGGAGCTCGCCGCGATGATGGGCGAGGCGGCGTACGCCGTCCTCAAGGCGCACTGCGACGCCCGCCGCGCGGCCGGTCTGGTCGCGCGCCACCCGGCCTCCCTCCGGTAACGGTGCAACCCGGGGGCGGCCACGCGCGTCGTCCCGGTGTGACCCCCGACGTCGTCGAGGCCGGACGCGAACGCCGCCCGCTCGGCCGTGCCGTGTCCGTCGCGGCGACGGTGGCGCTCGCGGTGCTCGCCACCGGCGGGCTGCTGCAGTCGCGGCACGAGCCGCGCCGGGTGACGGCCACGCCGACCCCGACCGCGCCGGCGTACGTCCCGCCGCTCGCGACGCGGGAGGTCAACCCGGACATCCCGCTGTACGGCATCGAGGCGCCGCCGTACCGCGGCGCGTTCCGGTTCACGGTGGCGACGCCGGAGGTGCTGCGGTCCGGCCGCACCGGCGCGACGCCGGCGTCGGAGGACCCGCCCCAGGGGTGGTCCAACGCCATGCTGCTGCCGATGGGGCGCGGCTGGGTGCTCCAGCAGGAGGGGGAGACGGGCGGGCGCCTGCTGCTCGACGACGGCGGCGGCGAGCGCGCGACGCTCCCGGCCCCGGGGCTGGGGGTGGTCGCGGCCGCGCGGCCGGGTGAGTTCTGGATCGCCTACCCGGGCAGCCCGGTCCGGTACGACCTGGCCGGCCACCGGCTCGGCTCCGCGACGTTGCCGGCCTCGTGGGAG
Above is a genomic segment from Mycobacteriales bacterium containing:
- a CDS encoding sugar phosphate isomerase/epimerase translates to MVVQVPSAKVALSTASTYPESTASAFEIAARLGYDGVEVMVWTDPVSQDLDALRRLSDYHEIPVLAVHAPCLLITQRVWGTDPWAKLQRAQLVAETLGAATVVVHPPFRWQRDYAREFVAGIDRMAGLTDVRFAVENMFPLRARGRAVVPYAPDWDVVTEDYRHTTLDLSHTSVSQSDALEMATELGDRLAHVHLADGAGTARDEHLVPGRGTQRCAEVLELLARRSFDGVVVVEVNTRRCESRADREADLAEALAYTRLHLAAAALPAP